From a single Adhaeribacter swui genomic region:
- a CDS encoding DUF4097 family beta strand repeat-containing protein — protein sequence MKTFISLLLVGLSLTANAQIKAGQAPYLTKSLANEAIKNVEVKTSGGSIAVTGGSNADARVEVYVNSNRERSGQTLTKDEIQKRLAEDYDLSVTVSGGKLIARAKPREQGMDWKRGLNISFRVFVPEKVATNLTTSGGNIQLTNISGEQHFTTSGGDLQIDRVSGRTKGSTSGGSIHLKNSKDFMDLTTSGGDINATDCTGNLQLATSGGSLHLTNLNGVINASTSGGDVDGNNITGELSAHTSGGDIELKDMACSLSTSTSGGNLEVAIKKPGKYIKLNNSGGDISLHLPKNISADLDLQADEVNVGTLNAFNGVIQKDEVRGKLNGGGVRITADAGSGNLSLSVR from the coding sequence ATGAAAACCTTTATCTCTCTTTTATTGGTTGGCCTGAGTTTAACCGCAAACGCCCAGATTAAAGCGGGCCAGGCACCTTACCTTACCAAGTCCTTAGCTAACGAGGCAATAAAAAACGTAGAAGTAAAAACCTCAGGGGGCAGCATTGCCGTAACGGGGGGCAGTAATGCCGATGCCCGCGTGGAAGTTTACGTAAACAGCAACCGCGAACGCTCCGGCCAAACCTTAACCAAAGACGAAATTCAGAAACGCTTAGCCGAAGATTATGACCTTTCGGTTACGGTAAGTGGCGGCAAACTTATTGCTCGGGCCAAGCCTAGAGAACAAGGAATGGATTGGAAACGCGGCCTGAATATTTCGTTTCGGGTGTTTGTGCCCGAGAAAGTGGCTACCAATTTAACCACCAGCGGGGGCAACATTCAATTAACCAACATTTCCGGAGAGCAGCATTTTACTACCAGCGGCGGCGATTTACAGATTGACCGGGTAAGCGGCCGCACCAAAGGCAGTACATCCGGAGGCAGCATTCACCTGAAAAATTCGAAAGATTTTATGGATTTAACTACCAGCGGCGGCGATATAAACGCCACTGATTGTACCGGTAATTTGCAGCTGGCTACTTCCGGTGGTTCTTTACACTTAACTAACTTAAACGGGGTAATTAATGCCAGTACTTCGGGCGGCGATGTAGACGGAAATAACATTACCGGCGAACTAAGCGCTCACACTTCCGGCGGCGACATCGAATTAAAAGATATGGCCTGTAGCTTGTCCACGTCAACGAGCGGGGGAAACCTGGAAGTAGCGATTAAAAAACCCGGCAAATACATTAAACTCAACAACTCGGGCGGCGATATTTCTTTGCATTTGCCCAAAAACATTTCCGCAGATTTAGATTTACAAGCCGATGAAGTAAACGTAGGTACGCTAAATGCCTTTAATGGAGTTATTCAAAAAGACGAAGTTCGGGGCAAGTTAAACGGCGGCGGCGTCCGGATAACCGCTGATGCCGGCAGCGGTAATTTATCTTTGTCGGTACGCTAA
- a CDS encoding serine hydrolase, which produces MAQRVVDQRDLPKIQTAIQLNNAIPPLLDSAGIPGLAISVIKEGKMHYTQVYGFKNAETKEKMAINTVFEAASLSKPVFAYACLQLVDQGLLNLDKPLYTYLPYPDIEKDARYKKITARMVLSHTSGFPNWRNNDSLRINFEPGQKFSYSGEGYVYLQKVVEKITSKTLNEVVSEKVFKPLGMPNSSYTWRPDFDAKTATPHDAFSNPLPKNKPTTANAAASLHTTAPDYAAFMTALLNGEKLKKSTLAAMLTPQVAVPEKRTKDEAEAMSKTVAWGLGVGLQEVAGAKAFWHWGDNYSFRCYMLAYPKEKLGVVYFTNSNNGLSVAKRILQLVTSKEQPAIAFIDYEQYTSPGFLFRQHIPKQGVTAAIQPFLKPDHKPEIAEDELNNIGYQLLRSGKLREGKEVLQLNLEAYPQSANVYDSYAYACLLNGDKEAAATNYLKAYALDPQNKEAKHIADQLTATNPPKGNIEFKLKGYNNAKLITLAGSFNGWNAYHHFFVKQGDTWICRLNLTPGQYQYKIVIDGNWMLDPGNTATLEENGYTNSVLVVK; this is translated from the coding sequence ATGGCGCAGCGTGTTGTGGATCAAAGAGATTTACCTAAAATTCAAACCGCCATACAGTTAAATAATGCTATTCCGCCTCTGCTCGATAGTGCCGGAATTCCCGGGCTAGCTATATCGGTGATTAAAGAGGGTAAAATGCATTACACCCAGGTTTACGGGTTTAAAAACGCCGAGACCAAAGAGAAAATGGCTATCAATACTGTTTTTGAGGCGGCTTCGTTAAGCAAACCGGTTTTTGCCTATGCTTGCCTGCAATTAGTAGATCAAGGATTATTAAACCTGGATAAGCCCCTGTATACGTACTTGCCTTACCCGGATATTGAAAAGGATGCGCGCTATAAAAAAATAACCGCCCGCATGGTGTTGAGCCACACGTCCGGGTTCCCGAACTGGCGCAATAACGACTCGCTGCGCATTAACTTTGAACCCGGCCAGAAATTTAGCTATTCCGGCGAAGGCTACGTGTACCTGCAAAAAGTAGTAGAGAAAATAACCAGTAAAACGCTCAATGAGGTGGTAAGCGAAAAAGTATTTAAACCACTGGGCATGCCCAACAGCAGCTATACCTGGCGGCCCGATTTCGACGCCAAAACGGCTACGCCGCACGATGCCTTTAGTAATCCTTTGCCCAAAAATAAACCCACTACTGCCAACGCCGCCGCTTCGTTACACACCACGGCCCCCGATTATGCAGCCTTTATGACGGCCTTGCTCAACGGGGAAAAACTTAAAAAAAGTACCTTGGCCGCTATGCTCACGCCCCAGGTAGCCGTACCGGAAAAAAGAACGAAAGATGAAGCCGAAGCTATGTCCAAGACAGTGGCCTGGGGTTTAGGAGTAGGCTTGCAGGAAGTGGCCGGCGCAAAAGCTTTCTGGCATTGGGGCGACAATTACAGTTTCCGGTGCTACATGCTGGCTTACCCGAAAGAAAAACTAGGTGTGGTATATTTTACCAATAGCAATAACGGCCTGAGCGTAGCCAAACGCATTTTGCAGCTAGTCACAAGCAAAGAACAGCCCGCCATTGCTTTTATCGACTACGAACAATACACCAGTCCAGGATTTTTATTCCGGCAGCATATTCCCAAGCAAGGCGTAACCGCGGCTATTCAGCCGTTCTTAAAACCCGATCACAAACCCGAAATTGCCGAAGATGAACTGAACAACATTGGTTACCAATTGCTGCGGAGCGGGAAATTACGCGAAGGCAAAGAAGTGCTGCAACTAAACCTGGAGGCCTACCCACAATCGGCGAATGTGTACGACAGCTACGCCTATGCCTGTTTGCTCAACGGCGATAAAGAAGCCGCTGCTACCAACTACTTAAAAGCCTACGCCCTCGACCCGCAAAACAAGGAAGCCAAACATATTGCCGACCAGCTAACGGCCACCAACCCACCCAAGGGCAACATCGAATTTAAATTAAAAGGGTATAACAATGCCAAATTAATTACTCTGGCCGGCAGCTTTAACGGCTGGAATGCCTATCATCACTTTTTTGTAAAACAAGGCGATACCTGGATTTGCCGCCTGAATTTAACTCCCGGTCAATATCAGTATAAAATAGTAATAGACGGCAACTGGATGCTGGATCCCGGCAATACCGCCACCCTGGAAGAAAACGGATATACTAATTCGGTGTTGGTGGTAAAGTAA
- a CDS encoding ABC transporter permease: MFRNNLKIAIRNLWKYPAFSGINVLGLAIGISACLVIFLLARFELSYDTFHAEQSKIYRVVSHLGFAGEIYKNNGVSGAAPAAIKQEITGLAHVAPFQLYSVEQVHVPQSSGKIKMFDFRTVDYSPSSIKYIIADPEYFAIFKYNWLAGNAQTALQEPYQVVLSEKQAQTYFGKQKAANYLGKTLTYLDGQDTTTVTVSGIVQDWQQNTDLHFTNFISLATANQNPAWQENLALKQWAGTSSSSQLFVQLTPGTTPAQVARQFPALINRHVPKDEYNNNRSFLLQPLRDIHFNADYGGGYVRLAHRPTLYALMGVAAFLLLIAAINFINLATAQSVQRAKEIGVRKVLGSNRGSLIKQFLSETFVLTLVAVLLAVLLTNPVLVAFSKFLPAGISLPWFSPAVWLFLAAVLVITTLLAGFYPAWVLSAAAPIQSLKGQIATATTRKAYLRKTLIVFQFTISQVFILGTLVVGAQINYLRNQDMGFKQDQIVTFETDWRDQSQKKFVLLNKIRQMPAVAQVSLSHSTPALSGTNTMVFKYLDGKKEISLILHNKSGDENYINLYGIKLLAGRNIRPADTLQELLINEAGARSLGFKQADEAVGKYLLLDQKKLPIVGVISDFNVQSLHKAIEPVFIGSENRYARTFNLKLVTSGKSAAEVKATMAQVEQEFKKLYPDQNFHYTFLDETIAHFYDNEQKTAAIVRLATGLAIFIACLGLLGLVAFTVTQRTKEIGIRKVLGASVTSIVTLLSRDFLKLVLLANVIAWPLAGWFMHQWLQDFAYRTPISWWLFALAGLAAILMALLAVSFQAIKAAVANPVKSLRTE; this comes from the coding sequence ATGTTCCGGAACAATTTAAAAATAGCTATTCGCAACTTGTGGAAGTATCCGGCTTTTTCCGGAATTAATGTGCTGGGCTTAGCCATTGGCATTAGCGCGTGTTTAGTTATTTTTTTACTGGCCCGGTTCGAATTAAGTTACGATACGTTTCACGCGGAACAAAGTAAAATTTATCGGGTGGTATCGCACCTTGGCTTTGCCGGGGAGATTTACAAAAATAATGGGGTTTCCGGGGCTGCTCCTGCCGCCATAAAACAAGAAATTACCGGTTTAGCCCACGTAGCGCCTTTTCAATTGTATTCGGTAGAGCAAGTACATGTGCCGCAATCTTCGGGTAAAATTAAAATGTTTGATTTTCGTACGGTGGATTACAGCCCCAGCAGCATTAAATATATTATTGCGGATCCGGAGTATTTTGCCATTTTTAAATATAACTGGTTGGCTGGTAACGCGCAGACCGCCCTACAGGAACCGTACCAGGTGGTACTTTCGGAAAAGCAGGCGCAGACCTACTTTGGTAAGCAAAAAGCCGCCAATTACCTGGGTAAAACGCTGACTTATCTGGATGGCCAGGATACCACCACCGTCACCGTGTCGGGCATTGTGCAGGATTGGCAGCAAAACACCGATTTACATTTTACCAATTTTATTTCGCTCGCTACCGCTAATCAAAACCCAGCCTGGCAGGAAAATTTAGCTTTGAAACAATGGGCTGGTACCAGTTCGTCGTCGCAGTTATTTGTGCAACTAACCCCCGGAACCACGCCCGCCCAGGTTGCCCGGCAGTTTCCGGCTTTAATAAACCGGCACGTACCCAAAGACGAGTACAATAACAATCGTTCGTTTTTACTGCAGCCACTACGCGATATTCATTTTAACGCCGATTATGGTGGCGGGTACGTGCGGCTGGCGCATCGCCCCACTTTGTACGCGCTGATGGGAGTAGCTGCTTTTCTGCTGTTGATTGCCGCTATTAATTTTATCAATCTGGCTACGGCGCAATCGGTACAACGCGCTAAAGAAATTGGCGTGCGCAAAGTATTAGGCAGTAACCGGGGGAGTTTAATAAAACAGTTTTTAAGCGAAACGTTTGTATTAACTTTAGTAGCAGTACTGCTGGCAGTGTTGCTCACCAACCCTGTTCTGGTTGCTTTTTCAAAATTTTTACCCGCGGGTATTTCTTTGCCTTGGTTTAGCCCGGCGGTATGGTTGTTTTTAGCCGCAGTATTGGTAATAACTACTTTGCTGGCAGGTTTTTATCCCGCCTGGGTTTTATCGGCTGCCGCGCCCATCCAATCGCTCAAAGGTCAAATAGCAACGGCTACTACCCGCAAAGCTTACCTCCGGAAAACCTTAATTGTGTTTCAGTTTACCATTTCGCAGGTATTTATTCTGGGAACCCTCGTCGTAGGGGCGCAAATTAATTACCTCCGCAACCAGGACATGGGTTTCAAGCAAGACCAAATTGTTACTTTTGAAACTGACTGGCGCGACCAAAGCCAGAAGAAGTTTGTGTTACTAAACAAGATCCGGCAAATGCCCGCAGTAGCGCAAGTAAGTTTAAGCCACTCTACCCCGGCCCTTTCCGGCACCAACACCATGGTATTTAAGTACCTCGACGGTAAAAAAGAAATTAGCTTAATTCTGCACAATAAATCCGGCGACGAAAACTACATTAATCTGTATGGCATTAAGCTGCTAGCCGGGCGCAATATACGCCCCGCCGATACTTTACAGGAATTGCTGATAAACGAAGCTGGTGCCCGAAGTTTAGGTTTTAAACAGGCCGACGAAGCTGTGGGCAAATACCTGCTGCTCGACCAGAAAAAGCTGCCTATTGTGGGAGTAATTTCGGATTTTAACGTGCAATCCTTACATAAAGCCATTGAGCCGGTTTTTATTGGTTCCGAAAATAGATATGCTCGTACTTTCAATCTAAAATTAGTCACTTCCGGCAAGTCTGCCGCGGAAGTTAAAGCCACGATGGCCCAAGTGGAACAAGAATTTAAAAAATTGTACCCGGACCAAAACTTCCACTATACTTTCTTGGATGAGACCATTGCCCATTTTTACGACAATGAGCAAAAGACGGCGGCTATTGTGCGGCTGGCAACAGGGTTGGCCATTTTTATCGCTTGTTTGGGTTTACTGGGCTTGGTAGCTTTTACCGTTACGCAGCGCACCAAAGAAATCGGCATCCGCAAAGTACTGGGGGCTTCGGTTACTTCTATTGTAACGTTGCTTTCCCGTGATTTTTTAAAATTGGTGTTACTGGCTAACGTAATTGCCTGGCCTTTAGCTGGCTGGTTTATGCACCAGTGGCTACAGGATTTTGCTTACCGTACCCCGATCTCGTGGTGGTTATTTGCTCTGGCGGGTCTGGCGGCTATTCTAATGGCGTTGCTAGCCGTTAGTTTTCAGGCCATCAAAGCAGCAGTAGCCAACCCGGTAAAGAGTTTGCGCACCGAATAG
- a CDS encoding ABC transporter permease, protein MLKNYFKIAVRHFFRHKTYSAINMLGLSIAITCCLLIGLFVRHEWSYDDFHAKADRIYRPWINEVYKNEPFINTTTPYPLGPALVANYPEVEKATRLVKLDGKVQRGSEIFTEQIHLVEPDFFQMFDFPLVQKESPEPLREINSVVLTQATAHKYFGETNPIGKILKIQLDSTLEAFTVTAVAQNVPTNSSIQFNFLLPFGRIKQLRSEKALNHWQRVEAETYVLLRSGTQAKQLEAKFPQMVKVAFGEKYQPGAYDVHLQPIRDIHLNNTLPEGLEPISNPAYSYILATIAFFILLIACINFMTLSIGRSVSRAREVGVRKVMGAIRGQLIQQFWGEALFLTVLAVVTGFLLAVLLLPVFNQLADKNLKFVLDTGTMGLLLVLIMVVGLVAGSYPALVLSNFKPVEVLKGKLTIKGDQSWFRRSLVVVQFGLSVFLMVGTLVMNRQMHYLQSKPLGYYTNRLVVIPTTQSGEAGQAQITRFREALSKHPAVAAVAASAFPFGNGPWAEVGYNDNQKVYREFAQNNVDAHFIPTYNIQLKAGRNFSASNTADKFQSVIVNEALVKEYGWKDPLNARLPGDFPAHRIIGVVEDFNFESLHTPVKPLVLVMQPDSLYQGIENLMISSSSQSDISVRLHPGNLAEQVTLLEQTWKTIAPNEPFSYTFLDQNLENQYRQEQRLGQMINIASGLSIFISCLGLFGLATLAVARRTKEIGVRKVMGASVPDIVTLLSKDFVMLVIIANVLAWPVAWYSLHQWLQDFAYQVPVSWWVFGVAGLATVIISLITISFHAIRAALANPVQALRSE, encoded by the coding sequence ATGCTGAAAAACTACTTTAAAATTGCGGTTCGCCACTTTTTCCGGCATAAGACTTATTCGGCCATTAACATGCTAGGCCTGAGTATAGCCATCACCTGTTGCTTGTTAATAGGGCTGTTTGTGCGACACGAATGGAGCTACGATGATTTTCACGCGAAAGCCGATCGTATTTATCGCCCCTGGATTAACGAGGTTTATAAAAATGAGCCTTTCATTAATACTACTACCCCATATCCGCTGGGACCAGCCTTGGTCGCCAACTACCCCGAAGTAGAAAAAGCCACCCGCCTGGTAAAGCTAGATGGCAAAGTACAGCGCGGCAGCGAAATTTTTACCGAGCAAATTCACCTGGTGGAGCCGGATTTTTTCCAGATGTTCGACTTTCCTTTGGTGCAAAAAGAAAGCCCCGAACCTTTGCGAGAAATTAACAGCGTGGTTCTAACTCAAGCCACCGCCCACAAATACTTTGGCGAAACAAACCCCATAGGTAAAATTTTAAAAATACAACTGGATTCTACCCTGGAAGCTTTTACCGTAACTGCCGTAGCCCAGAATGTACCTACCAATTCCAGCATTCAATTTAATTTTTTACTGCCATTTGGGCGCATTAAACAACTCCGCAGCGAAAAAGCATTGAACCACTGGCAACGTGTAGAAGCTGAAACCTACGTGCTGCTGCGGTCCGGTACCCAAGCTAAACAATTAGAGGCCAAGTTTCCCCAAATGGTAAAAGTAGCTTTCGGCGAAAAATACCAGCCGGGAGCCTACGATGTTCACCTGCAACCCATCCGGGATATTCACCTCAATAACACTTTGCCCGAAGGACTGGAACCAATTAGCAATCCGGCTTACTCGTACATACTAGCTACCATTGCGTTTTTTATTTTACTCATTGCCTGCATTAATTTCATGACGCTCTCGATTGGCCGTTCGGTGAGCCGGGCGCGCGAAGTAGGCGTACGCAAAGTAATGGGCGCCATCCGGGGTCAACTCATTCAGCAGTTCTGGGGCGAGGCCTTGTTCTTAACGGTGCTGGCCGTGGTTACCGGTTTTTTGCTGGCCGTTTTGCTGTTGCCTGTATTTAACCAGCTCGCCGATAAAAATTTAAAATTTGTGCTCGATACCGGCACCATGGGTTTGTTGCTGGTTTTAATAATGGTAGTGGGATTAGTGGCCGGTAGTTATCCGGCCTTGGTGCTTTCTAACTTTAAACCCGTAGAAGTTTTAAAAGGCAAACTAACCATTAAAGGCGACCAAAGCTGGTTCCGGCGCAGCCTGGTAGTAGTGCAGTTCGGGCTTTCGGTGTTTCTGATGGTGGGCACCCTGGTAATGAACCGGCAAATGCATTACCTGCAAAGTAAACCTTTGGGTTACTACACCAACCGTTTAGTAGTAATTCCTACTACCCAAAGTGGCGAAGCTGGTCAGGCGCAGATTACCCGTTTTCGGGAGGCACTTAGTAAACACCCGGCGGTAGCAGCGGTGGCGGCTTCGGCGTTTCCTTTTGGCAATGGGCCCTGGGCCGAAGTAGGCTACAACGATAACCAGAAAGTATACCGCGAATTTGCCCAAAATAACGTAGATGCGCACTTTATTCCTACCTACAACATTCAATTAAAGGCCGGCCGCAACTTTTCAGCCAGCAACACCGCCGATAAATTTCAATCGGTTATTGTAAACGAAGCTTTAGTAAAAGAATACGGCTGGAAAGATCCGTTGAACGCCCGTTTACCCGGCGACTTTCCGGCGCACCGCATTATTGGCGTAGTCGAAGATTTTAACTTCGAATCGTTGCATACGCCGGTAAAACCGCTGGTACTGGTCATGCAGCCCGACTCTTTGTACCAAGGCATCGAAAATTTAATGATCTCTTCTTCGTCGCAATCCGATATTTCCGTAAGGCTGCACCCTGGTAACCTGGCAGAGCAAGTAACCTTACTGGAACAAACCTGGAAAACAATTGCGCCCAACGAACCATTTTCCTATACCTTCCTGGACCAAAACCTGGAAAACCAGTACCGGCAGGAGCAGCGCCTGGGCCAGATGATTAACATTGCATCGGGCTTGTCTATTTTTATTTCCTGCCTGGGCTTGTTCGGGTTGGCTACTTTAGCCGTGGCGAGGCGTACCAAAGAAATTGGCGTGCGCAAAGTTATGGGCGCTTCCGTTCCGGATATTGTTACCCTGTTATCCAAAGATTTTGTAATGCTGGTTATAATTGCCAATGTGCTGGCCTGGCCGGTGGCCTGGTATAGTTTGCACCAGTGGCTCCAGGATTTTGCTTACCAGGTGCCCGTAAGCTGGTGGGTGTTTGGGGTAGCGGGCCTGGCCACGGTTATAATTTCCTTAATCACCATTTCTTTTCACGCGATCCGGGCTGCTTTAGCCAACCCGGTGCAAGCGTTGCGTAGCGAGTAG